A DNA window from Veillonellaceae bacterium contains the following coding sequences:
- a CDS encoding S-layer homology domain-containing protein, producing MKKRLLKAAVATALTVAFAVPAFANPFSDVPAKHWAYDSVNKLAQAGIVDGYNDGTFKGDKTMTRYEMAQIVAKAMNKDLNPEQKATVDQLAQEFSTELNNLGVKVEGLQKQVDDMVKISGDARVRYAGTEDAAGSKHDNTDFRARVSFDGKISDNLKFNARLNSGNINYDGNTNGSFKLDTANVTVDALGLTNTIGRQDVLLGGGYLYDTQMNAIAAKTGNLKLVAGNTVDGEDGKHRVYAAEYGFNALGADFGASYYKDDSNDQEIYGLTSAFKLADNVTATASYFDNDDANADATAFGVKFNKAGLSVTHRDVEAAAFTGFGSLSNDMNASDLNEGFKGMEYQLDKNLDKNTVLTVKYQDFETKAGADLKRTSAAVNVKF from the coding sequence GTGAAAAAAAGACTTCTTAAAGCAGCTGTAGCAACTGCATTAACAGTAGCATTTGCAGTACCTGCATTTGCTAACCCATTCTCTGATGTTCCTGCAAAACACTGGGCATATGATTCCGTAAACAAACTTGCTCAAGCTGGTATCGTTGACGGTTACAATGATGGCACTTTCAAAGGCGACAAAACAATGACCCGTTACGAAATGGCTCAAATCGTAGCTAAAGCTATGAACAAAGACCTGAATCCTGAACAAAAAGCAACTGTTGACCAACTTGCTCAAGAATTCAGCACTGAACTTAACAACCTCGGCGTAAAAGTTGAAGGTCTGCAAAAACAAGTTGACGACATGGTTAAAATCTCCGGCGACGCTCGTGTACGTTACGCTGGTACCGAAGATGCTGCTGGCAGCAAACACGACAACACTGATTTCCGTGCCCGTGTATCCTTCGACGGCAAAATCAGCGACAACCTGAAATTCAATGCTCGTCTCAACAGCGGTAACATCAACTATGATGGCAATACCAACGGCAGCTTTAAATTAGATACTGCTAACGTAACTGTAGACGCTCTTGGTCTTACTAACACCATTGGTCGTCAAGACGTTCTGCTTGGTGGCGGCTACCTGTATGACACTCAAATGAATGCCATTGCCGCTAAAACTGGCAACCTGAAACTTGTAGCCGGTAATACTGTAGATGGCGAAGACGGCAAGCATCGTGTATATGCAGCTGAATATGGCTTCAACGCTCTGGGTGCTGACTTTGGTGCCAGCTACTACAAAGACGACTCCAATGATCAAGAAATCTATGGTTTGACTAGTGCTTTCAAACTTGCTGACAACGTAACAGCTACTGCTTCATACTTCGACAACGACGATGCTAACGCTGATGCAACTGCATTCGGTGTGAAGTTTAACAAAGCTGGTCTGTCTGTAACTCATAGAGATGTAGAAGCTGCTGCTTTCACTGGTTTCGGCAGCCTGAGCAACGATATGAATGCTAGCGACTTAAACGAAGGTTTCAAAGGTATGGAATATCAATTAGACAAAAACCTTGACAAGAACACTGTTCTGACTGTTAAATACCAAGACTTCGAAACTAAAGCCGGCGCTGACCTGAAACGCACTAGCGCAGCTGTAAACGTTAAATTCTAA
- a CDS encoding pre-16S rRNA-processing nuclease YqgF → MEDLVISVDPGREKCGIAVVHKTKGVLHKKVIGTIKLAETIAKLAIEYNVAIVLLGNRTTSRESKNILENIKIKNRPLIIKLVDEHRSTDAARQRYWQENPPRGLKRLIPVTMQVPPVPVDDYVAVILAERYFKSPLERGVT, encoded by the coding sequence ATGGAAGACCTAGTAATCTCTGTCGACCCCGGCCGCGAGAAGTGCGGAATAGCCGTAGTCCATAAGACAAAAGGGGTACTACATAAAAAAGTGATCGGAACTATAAAACTTGCTGAAACAATAGCCAAGCTAGCTATTGAGTATAATGTCGCTATTGTTCTTCTAGGTAACCGTACAACCAGCCGTGAAAGCAAAAATATTCTAGAAAATATAAAGATAAAAAATAGGCCGCTGATTATAAAACTAGTGGACGAGCACCGCTCAACCGATGCCGCTCGCCAGCGCTACTGGCAGGAAAACCCGCCGCGCGGCTTAAAGCGTTTAATCCCGGTAACCATGCAAGTCCCGCCGGTTCCCGTCGACGACTATGTAGCCGTAATCCTTGCCGAGCGCTATTTTAA